attttgtaAGACAACCTCGAAACCCAACTCTTTGGCAATTCATTGAATAATGTGGGAAGGCTCTCCTTCCTTGAATAAGCCGCTGCATCTATATGTCTCTGTGCCTGTTAGAGTAAGAAACCTCTACCGaggagagagagggagagtaCTGCTAAAAACCAAGCCGTTTAGTTACCTTTTGAGTGCTCTTTATCCAAGTTTGCATAGCTTCCCATCGTTTAGGGCAATTCTTCTTTGCGCTGTCAGCATCAAAGCATTTTATAAATGCATTTTCATCTGATTCCTCGCTGGGAAAAGACAGCCTATTGAAGTATCTCTCCTGTCTTTGTATTTCAGAAATGAACTTATCACGTGCTTTTGTGTCATCGTTTAAACCCGTGTACTCTTTCACAAGGTCCATGGTCTGGAGCGGAACCAAAAACATAAATAGCTGTTATCAAAGTTGAGCCTTTAAGCGCGTTATCAAAGCGGCAACGAAATTAGTAAGACTTTTCCTGAAAGCCGGTCGCGAAATACTTAAAATAACAATGCTGTGTTCTCGTCTTGTTTTCTGATATAAACTCCCTATGTTATACAATGCACTGGACGACTATCGTTATTCTCATTTATAGAAGAGAAAGTCTATGTTTAATCTCACCGAGTTGTTGAGGTCATTAAGGCGTTCCCGAGCCCTCTCTCTGAGTTGTTCTGGGGTGATCTCAAAAGTTGTAAAAAATCTCATGAAAGATTCATAGCCTTTGGTTCCTTTCAGTTCCTCTCCTGTTGGAAGTTTTTTTAGAGTTTTGAAGTTCGTATTCCAATTTCCAGGTGAAGAAAGACCGTTTGGGTATTCATATACATACTCCAGAGGTAGTTTCTGTAAACCGCTGTCCAGCGTATCTGGAGGACAGTTCCTTAAGTGTTCTCCCTCAACGTACCTAAGGTCAAATAAGAACGAAGCTCATATAAGCAACAAAACTGTAAGTCGATCTTTGCGCAATCACTCGCTCAATACTTTAGAGAGGCTGCAAGGGGGCCTTTTGTAACCCACAGGAATCCCAGAACGTGATCTTGGTGACACTAAGATTATTGTTTCCATCTTTGGACGAGTTTATAGTTAGTCTTAAGATTACCCCGTTATTGTTAACTTTTGAGCGACTCGTACGGACACTCTAGTTTGAGGAATCTGCGTTTTgataagaggaaaaaaactggagCGTTTCATGAACCTAACGACTTCGTGGATTTATATTGGTGAACCAAAAGGGAATGCTTGGGTTAATGTCTCCACAGTATAGTGCGAATCTCATAATTTTTGAAGGGATTTCGGAAGTCTTGATCTCGGTTACATAGGGGACAGTGAACTGAATTAAGGACTGATGAGAAGTTGGAATAAAATAGGTTTTTGGCAATGAAATTCCATTTAAAGTCACTGAGTCCTTGAGTGTGCCTCAGtattgttttgtctttgctaTGCTGTTGAGTCTTAGGATGGACTAAACACGAAGCACTGAGGATACGCAAGGATAGTAGAGAGTGCGCATAGCTGCATAAGATCCGCAATGATTTGGAGACGACTCGTTTTGGTTTTAGGACGTAATGAATTTTAGTTAAATACCATTCTGTTGTGGAGTACAAACCTTAACATTTTAATCGCTGGTTTTCCAATGTAGGTGAGAAGAGAGCGGTTGAAATAACCTAATACATCTTGTCCTGTCTCTTCTTTCCATGTCTTGTTATCATCCTCGGAGAGTTGGTCGAAGAATCCCGTTgattgaattgtttttgagAACTGCTCTTTGTAAACtcctacaaaaaaataataaaataataattctgcAGCTCCCCTagacttttgttttaattgattCCTGTGGCTAGTAGCTACTATTGTTATCAGGGTTATGAGTATTGtatgtattttattgtttcgtGCCAATCACTGACCGTCTAGAGAGGCACAAGCTGTccttaaaaacaaagaacttaGTATAGAAGGGTGTTGCTTTCCGTGGTGACTCGAAAAACTGATCGATTTTCGCACCACTTTTTGGAAGGTAATGGATTCGACTCTTCACTTGTGTCCAGGGATGCTCGTGATTAGATGCATGTTCAGTTTTGGTAAACGTCACGGATTGTCTCGCTAAGTGAAAGCGTAACCCACCAGTAGAGCGTTTTCATATGACGTCACAGTGGCCATATTTATtgtctaaaacaaagaaacgtaTGTTTCCTTGAGGAGAagagttaggaggacactttatgacctttataTGCTGTACTTCTTGCCAGAAGACGAGAAAGGCGCGGATACATTTTGTGACGCTTACACAAATCGGCATGCATCTAATTTGGTGTATTAGCTCAGAGGAGAGACACGCGTCTACCGCGGAGGAAAATTGCTCTTTAAGTAACGGTTTACAAAGTCAGTTAGTTCTAATTGTACCATTTAAAGACAATTTAGTTTTTAACACgtcactttttctttattcacagGCAGTTTTGTCAACCGTGGAGCAAATGTAATTACTGAAGGAACACCAGCCTTTGTACTGATCTCTGCTCAAAATGACAGGGCGTTGAGTACTTGCCTGACTCATTGTAGAGGAAGATATTCCAGTATTTAAGGTAATGCATGTCGTGTATTCCAGCTCTACAAGCTTCGATCTGTCGCACAAAACCAGTACGCACTCCAAGCTTCAGGTTGTCTATGTACCTGTCAAATGTGTGATTATGCTGCTGGAAAAGATGATCTAGTTTCCTCAGATCACTCAAGTTACGCGGTTTGAAAGCGGAAATTACAGCGTTGAGATTGTAGAACACATCACAAATTGGTTGCCAGCAAAAGAAATCCGGCCCCAGCATCCAATCCCCTGTGTAATAGTTTTTAGTGAACGGCGCCCAACCAAAGTTATTCAGCAAAATTTGCTTTGCAACGTAAATCGCTTTCCTTTCTCGCAGTTTCAGTAACGTGCGGTTGATCTTCAGCTTGATTAATTCCGCCCGCAATGTGTTGGCTTCGTCAGTTTTTGATTTTAAGCTAGCCGGAGTCGGGTCCCACGGGCGGAAAAATTGGCGGATTTCTTCGGGTGTGGCTCCGGACTTCAcgaaaatgttttcgggaTAAAGGATGTGAAAGTACGATGTCTCGATTTTCTTCAGGGTTTCCATTAAATTTGATCGTTTTGCTTCTGCTGAGATAATGCAACTTGAATCAGTCGTTGCGGCCTTGGGCTGTGGACCCGGGGTCAGCGTGAATAACAGGAGCAAGGAAATGCACACCAGTATTGGACCACCAATTATCATTAGATTTGAGAGCCATTGTTGAGAATTTCCTCTGCCGCTCATACGAACTTGCGGACCCATTCCAAAAGACGAAGCTTCTCTTTCTAAACCATTATTTCCGATAACGTAAGGCTTTGAATACATCCTCCAAGTAATTTGTCAGGGTTAGTTGCCTACAATAAtatggaaaacaaattttgagcCAGTGAGTGTGATAAAAAGTTCCGTGGTcattttcgaaaataaggaTTATTAATTGAAGGGAAAGCGGTTGTACCTAAGAGATGCgaattttttcaatgaaactcAAATCGTAGGCACAATTATGCAATAATTTACTGTATAATATAACGTTTCCAAGAAACCCTCTTATGAATAATTACAAAATGATTCCTATTATTTCTAACTGATATCCGACGAGCCAGTGTTTCATATTGAAAATGGTTAGCAATGCAATTTcccgaattttttttccccttcCATGCATCATTCTTTTGGAATAATACTGTGCAACTGACAAAAACGAACACGTGCAGCAAGCTTCAAGAAAGCTCACCAACCAATTCAGGTCGACACGTAAATTTGACTCTTACATCatgcaggaaaaaaattaccagATGACAAGAATAATGTGaaacaaaagggaaaaaaaaacaaaatcagtgAGCTTCAATTGTGCCAGGTACCCGAAGTAAGAGCCATGAATTTTAAccaaaatgtttgtttataGGATAATTCGTAATAAATCTCCTTTAATCATCTGCAATGAAAATGCTTTCGATGTTTTGAGACTGAAACAGTTGGTTGTCAACACTGATAAGGATTTGCATCTAACCGCCACTTTATGAGAATACGAGCAATGATTTTGCTATTCAAAAAGCATGAATTCTCAAAGTGAAATTGGACAAAAATGGCCGGAACCCAAACACTTTCGGGTGATTACCTCGTCATATTTTCAAATAAGAGAGcgaagtttttcattttgatgtaGGTAGTAAATATCGTAGAGCAATGATCCATCGAAAGTGGACAAAAACgtgatatattttttgttcgtttgttgttgtttttttctatgtGATCGAACAAACACCCTCATGAAGCGAATTAACTGCTATATGAGGAAACGAAACCAATAGGTTCCGTTGCTGAGATCAAGCTGATCCTTTCAGtaataaatttgtttccgAGCCTAGTTCTCCCTGCTTGAATGGTCGAGCGCAAGAACTAAATCGGTTTCTTTCAAGTTAAATGAGCTGTCAGCTCTCAATACTGGCGAAAGCTTGCAAAAAACGAAGAGATTCTGTTGCCTTCGACttcagtttttaaaattttcaagcaatattttgcaacaaacgtttcTGAAAGATGCGTCACTGTCACTGCATCGTCCGTCTTTGGCCGAGTGGGTTCATAAGGTATTCAATGATAAAGATATGGagttttcattaattataCTTACCTGACTTGATCAGTTTCGATATTTGGACGAACCTCGTACAACTCTGAAATGAGTTCAGGTTGTGTTGGTTTCCAAAACGTTTCAGTAACATTCAAATTTAAACTATTTCCGTGGCAGGAAATGGCAACATCAACGTTGGAAACCAACAAGAAGGAACCAGAATCACTCACGATTACCACAATGCGTCTTATTGTAATGTCTTAAGGTAAAATGTAAATTGCATGATTACCATTGTTTTGTCTCCTCGGTAGAATGAACCAGTAGAATAACGCAAAGTGTTCGAGTCTTACAGGCTTGATTTTATAGGAACTGTTTCCACTCTGTTAATTTTGGGATTCTATTGATCACATTGTGCATTTTCTTGCTCTATGTGATCATCATGTCATGGGTACAGGAACCCTTTATCACCAACACAGCCATGCAGTGTTATGGGTATCTCAGTAACATTTATATTAGCCTGAGAGCTGAAATCCTAAGGGCTAAGGGTGTGCAAAAAcgtttcaaaaaaaattcttgtacGAGAAGCGACATTTAAAGCATCTGAATGACTTGACAATGAGATATTATAAATTTTGTCGTGCagagattttttcaaaggaaaagaatcGACTAGCTTTAGTAGTGCGCAAATCAAGTTGTGGCGAATTTCGGGAGCTTCAAGAAGCCGTCTGTGAACAGTTGTGTCGTCAGCGTTAAAATGTTAACATCTTTTGAAGACCTCACTGGCCACACCAGTGGTACTGTTTTGCATTCAGATAGACGCGCATGCGTAAAAGTGATAATCGTGTGACCTGCGTAATTTGATGATACATCTCATatcaactttattcattttaattgaATATTGAATGAAAGGGAAGGAGACCAGAGGTTATCCCTATCGGGGGTATCCGCCCACAGCAAGGCCAGACTGCAACATCGGGAACTTCGTGCCCTATTCTTTTACGTCCCGCAGAAATGTGAACAATGATGAGTTGCGaaacggggcctacggtttatcgtccttatccgaaaACTCTAAAGACTcaaaccatttgcagatgtaattacaacGGCaacactttctactcagttatctAAAGACCCTGAGTATTGATCTGGCCAGGGTTTTAacccacgacctcccgcacggTAGTCTGATACTCAGCCAACTGAGCAAACCGGTCGACTTTCATTAATTCTCTAACATGACAATTTTGAAGGATATACCTCTGTCTTGTGATGTAATTTTGCATTTGTCAAGATCACTAAGGAACTGCAGTTTATTTGAATGTGTATGGTCTCTTGAGATTGATTGTGCTGATATGCCGGGCTCCCTGAGGCGGATTTTTATAATTACGTGGAATTTTTAATATCGTGACTTAGCTTTGTGTTGTTCAATACGCGGCGATGAAGCATGACCGACCAAGCTGATATCGCGCTATGTACGGAATGCGATGCGATTTCGTCCATTGGTATCAGTGCGCTGCGACACCGACTTCGTGATGTATGATTCCACTCGTGTTAGCGTGTTTGTTGAGTGAACATCCATCAGCCAAAATCAACACGCTAAGAAGATAATTAGACATCATCTCCTTCCAGCGATACAAGTACACTGTTACAGGTAAGAACGCAGCTTCTACGTATTATATATGAACATAAACCTGCTTCGGATTTAGCTGACATGTCAAGTATTACTTGTCATGCACATAATAACATGCGATTTGTAacaaatttgttaaaattagCTGTAGAGCCAGAGCTTCACTTTAGCATCAGGTTGGAAATGTGTCGATTAGGTTGAATAGAATCATACTTTTAGCGCAGCTAAGAGGAACTGCTCGATTTAATTCCTCGGTTTATACTCGAAGTCGAGGGCCTTCGCTAACCTAACTTGTGACACCTTGTTGAATCAGATCCTTGATATAATCACCCCGAATTCTCTCATTCAGAAGTTGTTCTGAGCTGATCATTGTTTGGAAAATTAGAATATTCACATCAGCATTGAGTTGTTTGCTAAATACCCTGAAGGAGTTTTTGCTTTGCTGAAAGTACAAACTGATAATATCAAGAGGTGACTATTGTAGAAAAGCGAGCAGCAATTTGtcgtctttttttgtttttttttttcgttttgcttcACCCCGTTATCTTTGCACCTtaaaatttgatgatgttgGGAAATTATAATTCAAGTTTTGATTCTACATTCATATTATTGAAAAGCGCCCGGTTTTATCCGGTTAATCCATTTTCATTAAACTTGAACGGGTGTGCTGATATCCAAAATAATTAGATATTCTTACTTTTCCTTAGAAAGAAGCATATAAGGCACAGAAAAACTAATGCGTAtagaaaaataacttgaatgTCGTGTTAGGCAATCCTCAAGCGTTATATGTCTGCATATTCATTTGCGTCATGTTGTATCTTGAACGtatttgcattttgcaaagggctAAAATAGTGTTGTGACTTGAGTTGAATTGAGTCTAAAAGTCTTAAATCGTGAAATGATTGGGAAAAAATCCCAGCCTGTAAATTATTTACTCGATACGATAGCATAGCGAACATattaaaaattgtaattaaTGCACAAGATAAAAGTTATTTATACTGGTGTCTGCCAACGACCAAAACAGGTCTCCTCTTGTTAATAATTAAACATATTTAAATCCATTGATGATGACATGCAATCGATATCCAAGGATTAAGTATATTGAAAGTTTATTCAGTTGGAGTAAAATGGCACCAGGTGACAGGCGACGCCAAGTATTTGTGGTTCATTATAAGTAGCTGTAATTTCTTAGTTTTGACCGGTAATGATTATTTTAGGCAATTTGGTTCTCTTAAGATTTTCCATCACTTGAAGAATCTTGTAGTAATCTAACCTTTCATCTTGTTTAATTCCTGcaggaaataattttatcatggAAAACGGCATGAAGAACATGAACTCTCCTGGTTTTTATAATAGTAGCTATAACTCCAATAAGCAGGCTAAGAAATCTAAAGGCTGGCTGGCCATATTTGTGATTGTTGTGGTGCCAATATTGctctgtgttattttgttcttgatatttttcttcgcTGCACAAATTCCACCTCCAAAGCCTTATGACCACCCATGCCTTGCCTCAGCTGAAGCAAACCGCTCACAGCTCACGAGCATGTTCAGAAAGATACAGTATGCGTATTTCCATGAGTTGCATCCCGAGTCGATTCACGAGATGGCTGGGGTCACTCCCGAAGATATCCGAAGAACCTTTCGACCTTATGATCCAAGTCCGAACGCTACCATGAATAGGACCGATAGAGCCAAGGAGTTGTTCGATGAATTAAACAATTTAAATTACAATGTATCTTTGTTGAAGCTTCGTGAACGCAAGGCAATTCACGTAGCACGAGCCATTTTAAGGAATAATTTTGGCTGGACTCCGCTTGGACAAGACTACTACAATGGTGATTGGTTACTTGGTCCCGACCTTTTCTGTTACCAGCCTGTGTGTTCAGTTTTGAAGAAGCTGAACGGGGCGTTGTCCTTCTTCAAGCCTCGTAACATAACAGAATTGGAGAAGTTAAGGTTATTCTTTCAAGAGTATAACCGAACGTTGAACAGATATGTAGATAATTGGAAACTTGGAATTCGCGCAGGGTATGTGCGAAACAAAGAAGGTTGTCAGGCTGGTCTACATGCGATTAAGAACGTTGAGTACAGAAGAATGACTATCAAGGAAGAGTATGGTAAGATTTTCTCACAATCCTACGCCGTCATTTGTATCGGTTCGCACGAAAGTTTACAAATCCGTAATGGTTTATCTGCGTCTTCTTTTAGCATTTGGAGGGTGTGTGGTACTGAGGCTaaaccaaaggaaaaaatccacaaaatgaCATTGACAACTTGACattgacaaatttattttaccGTTCATCTATCGTTAATGATTGAAAGATACTCTGCTTTGTAGAGTaagtttctttctcttctttttagGAATTTACGATGAACCTTTGGCCAAAGTTCTCTTGCACTCAGGGTTCTTTGAACATTTGTCGGATAGTGATAACAAAACTTGGAAAGAGATTCATCTTGTGGATGTGACTCCTTTTTTCAATCGATCTCTCGTTCAAGACATCGCCAAGCCATTGGTTAACTTGCTAAGGTATGTTTGTTATTAGTTTGGACACCCATGTTGCTTCAAAACTTGTTCCTCCCATTAAAATTAACAGTTTTCTCTTTAAGGACAATTTTAATACATGGGTTTCATTCAGGGTTTTCTTTCGTTACTGCTCAACTAGCATAAcgtaactgcgaagatcattgacattgaaataatttcaataCAGTTCAATAAGATTTTACTCTGCAGTTAAGTCTGTGATCTTAAATAATAGTGCATCACCTTCACCAGTTCAGGGCTAACGAGTACCAGAGAGTCCACAAAATTGAGAACGAAAATGATTATTATCACTGAAAACTCAAACTTTTCATCGTCTCAAAAAATGGCGCCGTATAGAATCATGAGCTTTTATAGATTATCACGTGCTTATCACCAAGACACGGCGGCCGTCTGGGCGTTCCAAACTAATTCTCTTGGAAatgatataaaaaaatatgttctCTTGGCCACCTATCACGTTactgaaaaccaaaatcaTGTTCTTAGAAGCTCGTGTTTTGTGAAGGCTTTGACTAGAGCGATTGTGAATAATACTTATCTAATCTCCTTCTTATTAAGGTATCTTGAACAAGAACACTTTAAGAGCTGCCCTagtgaaacatttttgaaCGGTCTGGGAAAACTGCCTCTCGGCACCGAGTTTGCTGATCATTCTCAACCAGATGGAAGTCGACCAACCACTCAAAAACTTCCGACTGGACAACCACTTAGCGGTTCGAAAACGTTCGAGACTctattgaaatatttcaccACTCTGGAAATCACGCCGACGCAGTTGAGAGAGCAAGCCTCTAAAATACTTCATCAGCTGTACGACGAGGTAGACAACGTTTGCTTTTCGCTGATAATAGGACTTAGGCATCCTTGTAATGAAATGGTTTCAATGACGGTTTCAAGTAGGTGACTGTCAGATACCCGTTTCCGAGACAGGCGGGGAGGGGAGGGGATTATTGGCCCCTATAGACTATGTGTGATACGTATATTTAAGTCTGCAAAGAAGCTCAGGCCCTCATCAGCAATTAGACCCGTATCCCGGAAGGggtacgggtcaatagcccatttggcttCGCCTGATGGGCTG
This portion of the Acropora palmata chromosome 13, jaAcrPala1.3, whole genome shotgun sequence genome encodes:
- the LOC141863364 gene encoding uncharacterized protein LOC141863364, whose amino-acid sequence is MENGMKNMNSPGFYNSSYNSNKQAKKSKGWLAIFVIVVVPILLCVILFLIFFFAAQIPPPKPYDHPCLASAEANRSQLTSMFRKIQYAYFHELHPESIHEMAGVTPEDIRRTFRPYDPSPNATMNRTDRAKELFDELNNLNYNVSLLKLRERKAIHVARAILRNNFGWTPLGQDYYNGDWLLGPDLFCYQPVCSVLKKLNGALSFFKPRNITELEKLRLFFQEYNRTLNRYVDNWKLGIRAGYVRNKEGCQAGLHAIKNVEYRRMTIKEEYGIYDEPLAKVLLHSGFFEHLSDSDNKTWKEIHLVDVTPFFNRSLVQDIAKPLVNLLRYLEQEHFKSCPSETFLNGLGKLPLGTEFADHSQPDGSRPTTQKLPTGQPLSGSKTFETLLKYFTTLEITPTQLREQASKILHQLYDEAVDIAKKYTGQEGNTTAISEFKLALQHVNMSFNIKGFPGNESDENAFRLCVDDKSAQAYCPERWKAMRAWIANTENVMGQNIRPVLDSLFYTEGDKRTIPSCPVDVVPFYHPYSSFHSYYPGSKDCKIKATQELPFFLDKFGPKWTEYTTTAHEQLPGHHLEVQSYTEFFQDDCNDAIHWLAKPNFFAAMTEGWAAYTEGELLPKRTNLYLNTGNKQVLLQKYGMIFYQILYALRTIVDIDINWNKGTLVQARKMYNKYIWTDDPDFVNKDFARFLSFPGISTSYMIGQLKITQMRDLVKKELGQDFQLKDFHYEVLRQGEYPLPYLEEHMRAYISCRKNLHQVGCTEFS
- the LOC141863363 gene encoding uncharacterized protein LOC141863363, with translation MYSKPYVIGNNGLEREASSFGMGPQVRMSGRGNSQQWLSNLMIIGGPILVCISLLLLFTLTPGPQPKAATTDSSCIISAEAKRSNLMETLKKIETSYFHILYPENIFVKSGATPEEIRQFFRPWDPTPASLKSKTDEANTLRAELIKLKINRTLLKLRERKAIYVAKQILLNNFGWAPFTKNYYTGDWMLGPDFFCWQPICDVFYNLNAVISAFKPRNLSDLRKLDHLFQQHNHTFDRYIDNLKLGVRTGFVRQIEACRAGIHDMHYLKYWNIFLYNESGVYKEQFSKTIQSTGFFDQLSEDDNKTWKEETGQDVLGYFNRSLLTYIGKPAIKMLRYVEGEHLRNCPPDTLDSGLQKLPLEYVYEYPNGLSSPGNWNTNFKTLKKLPTGEELKGTKGYESFMRFFTTFEITPEQLRERARERLNDLNNSTMDLVKEYTGLNDDTKARDKFISEIQRQERYFNRLSFPSEESDENAFIKCFDADSAKKNCPKRWEAMQTWIKSTQKVKDQIKPFLKDLLYDAGPKNCIPKCPMDVIPWFHGHAVFQYYISGSKDCSVKATQGLPFFTENYGPNWTEYTTTVHEFAGHHAEVQSYNEYFQRECSDPIGWLSTPNYFTAITEGWGSYNEYELFPNYTTLYSFTNSNKATILRQKYGMLYFQILYALRTIADIDLNYYGTPTSTVRKMYRQYLWEDNSHQVKKDIIRLQSLPGFATSYMIGQIKISEMKALAKKELGEDFSLKDFHYEVLREGEFPLDYLEEHMKYYIACKKNPQDVGCEEFL